A region of Paenibacillus sp. JNUCC-31 DNA encodes the following proteins:
- a CDS encoding M23 family metallopeptidase, whose translation MNEQNKKTVQEETPKTTQGVPASQPSSWRRAMSKRWVFPAAYIAAAGIILTLVWVYQGTGEKTLNSDPASGVVETGASGTEETAVNGEQESVEVVAKSENFVWPVAVPSEISVVKPFYENEGSTEEHEAAMVQYNDTFIPNTGVDLARGDNKTFEVKAALGGKVTRVEQNPLTGQVVEITHSDNLKTVYQSLADVKVKQDDEVKQGDAIASAGVNELEKTLGNHLHFEVYEDGQPVNPQGYLPEK comes from the coding sequence ATGAATGAACAAAACAAAAAAACAGTCCAAGAAGAAACTCCTAAAACAACTCAAGGAGTACCGGCTAGCCAGCCCTCTTCATGGAGAAGAGCAATGTCCAAACGCTGGGTCTTCCCGGCAGCCTACATCGCAGCAGCAGGCATTATACTAACCTTAGTGTGGGTCTATCAGGGCACAGGCGAAAAAACGCTGAACTCGGACCCTGCAAGCGGGGTAGTAGAAACCGGCGCATCGGGTACGGAAGAAACTGCGGTTAATGGAGAACAGGAAAGTGTGGAAGTTGTTGCAAAGTCGGAGAATTTTGTTTGGCCGGTAGCGGTGCCGTCCGAAATTTCGGTCGTAAAACCATTCTATGAGAACGAAGGTTCAACCGAGGAACATGAAGCGGCGATGGTGCAGTACAATGACACATTTATCCCGAACACGGGTGTAGACTTGGCACGGGGCGATAACAAAACGTTCGAAGTCAAAGCAGCACTCGGCGGTAAAGTTACACGGGTGGAACAAAACCCGCTGACAGGTCAAGTTGTGGAAATCACACACAGTGATAACCTCAAGACCGTATACCAAAGCCTGGCTGACGTTAAAGTGAAACAGGATGATGAAGTGAAGCAAGGAGATGCGATTGCATCTGCTGGCGTTAACGAGTTGGAAAAAACGCTGGGCAACCACCTTCACTTTGAAGTATACGAAGACGGTCAACCGGTCAACCCGCAAGGATATCTTCCGGAAAAATAA
- the spoIID gene encoding stage II sporulation protein D yields the protein MKEARVQVKVPLVPRPPGKEPEEIAVFGVEQDKLASTNFRTVSGKSVTPSSSPDPLIEPAGPFAGRAHVPVIELDQFRRVKRRRMRTFGRVPRWGKGTTRWQPVAAVSTLLALALLIPAVLVWPRAVDPVKPIPVPSVIGKVTPPAPSPAVPVTYPEPQVRVYLSATGTTMNLPLEEYVTGVVAAEMPAEFRLEALKAQAIAARTFIVRRLAANDTSGVPSGEADVTDTVSHQVFIPPDQVKADWTRLGKAKEWEKLQQAVRESRDAVMTYQGKAITASFFSTSNGYTENAEDVWGNPVPYLQSVASPWDKKLAPGFEETITMRRSEILQKLNLSASSIPVTAQQNGGWMEVMSTTQGHRIKEMRIAGTPFSGPEVRKLLGLRSSQFSWKTDGDEVQITTYGYGHGVGMSQWGANGMAQEGHTATQILKHYYTGISFGQASKMLASK from the coding sequence ATGAAAGAAGCCCGTGTACAGGTTAAAGTACCTCTTGTCCCCCGTCCACCTGGGAAGGAGCCAGAGGAGATTGCTGTTTTCGGTGTGGAACAAGACAAGCTTGCTTCCACGAACTTCAGGACCGTTTCAGGAAAATCCGTAACACCATCATCCAGTCCAGACCCGTTAATAGAGCCAGCGGGGCCGTTTGCGGGGCGTGCGCACGTACCTGTTATTGAATTGGACCAGTTCCGTCGTGTCAAACGCCGCAGAATGCGTACATTTGGCAGAGTCCCCCGATGGGGGAAAGGCACAACTCGTTGGCAGCCGGTAGCAGCTGTTTCTACATTACTGGCGCTTGCCTTGCTCATACCCGCCGTTCTGGTCTGGCCCCGGGCGGTTGATCCGGTCAAACCGATCCCTGTTCCATCAGTTATAGGTAAGGTAACGCCTCCAGCGCCTTCTCCAGCTGTACCTGTTACCTACCCTGAACCTCAAGTAAGGGTATACCTGTCTGCAACCGGTACAACGATGAATCTTCCGCTGGAGGAATATGTTACGGGTGTGGTGGCAGCCGAGATGCCAGCTGAATTCAGACTGGAAGCATTAAAGGCTCAGGCCATTGCTGCAAGAACGTTTATCGTCCGGAGGCTGGCCGCGAATGATACAAGCGGTGTGCCATCAGGAGAAGCCGATGTGACCGATACCGTGAGCCATCAGGTGTTTATACCACCAGACCAAGTGAAAGCGGACTGGACAAGATTAGGGAAAGCCAAGGAATGGGAGAAACTGCAACAGGCTGTCCGCGAGAGCCGGGATGCGGTCATGACATATCAGGGCAAGGCGATCACCGCTTCTTTTTTCTCCACGAGTAACGGATATACAGAAAATGCAGAGGATGTGTGGGGCAACCCTGTTCCCTACTTGCAAAGTGTAGCCAGTCCGTGGGATAAAAAACTGGCTCCGGGTTTTGAGGAAACGATCACAATGAGACGCAGCGAGATTCTCCAGAAGTTGAATCTTAGTGCGAGCTCTATCCCGGTGACCGCGCAGCAGAACGGTGGCTGGATGGAAGTCATGTCTACCACGCAAGGCCATCGGATCAAGGAAATGCGGATTGCAGGTACACCCTTTAGCGGACCGGAGGTTCGAAAGCTGCTAGGCCTGAGATCGAGCCAGTTCAGCTGGAAGACGGATGGGGATGAGGTCCAGATTACCACGTATGGATACGGTCATGGCGTCGGTATGAGCCAGTGGGGAGCCAATGGGATGGCACAGGAGGGTCACACTGCAACCCAGATTCTCAAACACTACTACACCGGTATCTCTTTCGGACAGGCATCCAAGATGCTGGCCTCAAAATAG
- the murA gene encoding UDP-N-acetylglucosamine 1-carboxyvinyltransferase: MSKFIVRGGKRLTGSVKVSGAKNSVLPIIAASLLGEEGQSVIIDAPPLDDVMTINKVLESLGAGVTYRDEVITVNAEKLTSCEAPYEWVSKMRASFLVMGPLLTRMGHTRISLPGGCAIGTRPIDQHLKGFEAMGAEISLGQGYIEARSQGRLRGAKIYLDVASVGATQNIMMAATLAEGVTVLENAAKEPEIVDLANFLNGMGAKVRGAGTGVIRIEGVEKLTGVKHTVIPDRVEAGTYMAAAAISGGDVYIEGAISDHLGSVIAKMEEMGVTIHPDENGVRVIADRPLKAVDVKTLPYPGFPTDMQSQMMALLLASEGTSVVTETVFENRFMHVDEFQLMNAEIKVEGRSSIITGNAKLKGAKVTATDLRAGAALIIAGLVAEGTTEVGGVHHIDRGYVHLAEKLNGLGADIYRISVEEPKLDAVKASNEKVEEEVPMFKVQPTWA; the protein is encoded by the coding sequence ATGAGCAAATTTATCGTCCGCGGTGGCAAAAGGTTGACCGGAAGTGTCAAAGTTAGCGGCGCTAAAAATTCTGTTCTTCCGATCATCGCTGCCTCTCTCTTAGGGGAAGAAGGACAAAGCGTAATTATTGACGCTCCTCCTCTAGACGATGTGATGACGATTAACAAGGTGTTGGAATCGCTGGGAGCGGGTGTTACATACCGGGACGAAGTGATTACCGTAAATGCGGAGAAACTTACTTCCTGTGAGGCACCGTATGAATGGGTAAGTAAAATGCGGGCGTCTTTTCTGGTCATGGGGCCATTGTTGACACGTATGGGTCATACAAGAATTTCGCTTCCTGGTGGATGTGCCATCGGTACACGGCCTATTGATCAGCATTTGAAAGGTTTTGAAGCCATGGGCGCTGAGATCAGCTTGGGCCAGGGCTATATAGAAGCTCGCAGCCAAGGACGGTTGCGTGGAGCTAAAATTTATCTGGATGTGGCTTCCGTAGGAGCCACTCAAAATATTATGATGGCTGCAACATTGGCTGAAGGCGTGACTGTTCTGGAGAACGCGGCAAAAGAGCCAGAGATCGTGGATCTTGCCAATTTCCTGAACGGCATGGGTGCCAAAGTTCGTGGCGCTGGAACTGGAGTCATCCGCATCGAAGGTGTGGAGAAACTGACTGGCGTAAAACACACCGTCATTCCGGATCGCGTTGAAGCAGGTACCTATATGGCTGCCGCTGCAATTTCCGGTGGTGATGTGTATATCGAAGGTGCGATTTCAGACCATTTGGGCTCCGTCATTGCGAAGATGGAAGAGATGGGTGTAACAATCCACCCTGACGAGAATGGCGTGCGAGTGATCGCAGACCGTCCTCTTAAGGCTGTGGATGTGAAAACATTACCATACCCTGGTTTCCCTACCGATATGCAGTCCCAGATGATGGCGCTCTTGCTTGCTTCTGAGGGAACCAGTGTGGTGACAGAGACTGTTTTTGAAAATCGCTTCATGCATGTGGATGAATTCCAGTTGATGAATGCGGAGATCAAAGTGGAAGGACGCTCGTCCATCATCACAGGCAATGCCAAACTGAAGGGTGCCAAAGTAACAGCGACTGATTTGCGTGCGGGTGCCGCACTCATTATTGCGGGTCTGGTTGCTGAAGGTACAACAGAAGTGGGCGGTGTTCATCACATTGACCGTGGCTATGTACACCTCGCTGAGAAGCTTAATGGACTTGGAGCCGATATTTATCGTATTTCGGTTGAAGAGCCTAAGCTGGATGCAGTCAAAGCATCGAACGAAAAGGTTGAGGAAGAAGTACCGATGTTTAAGGTACAACCGACTTGGGCTTAA
- a CDS encoding DUF1146 family protein, producing MDTDLTNQLNQTLSTNGLVSIIVSLLCIALSWWALQNLKLDLIIRQPRGAQGRLLHLLLAIILGHAVSGFVIDYLSWTQMLRHLF from the coding sequence ATGGATACTGATCTGACAAATCAGTTGAACCAGACATTAAGTACGAATGGCTTGGTCTCGATTATCGTCTCTCTTTTATGTATAGCGTTGTCTTGGTGGGCTCTGCAGAATCTCAAGCTGGATTTAATCATCAGGCAGCCACGAGGAGCACAGGGAAGACTGTTACATTTGCTGCTGGCCATCATACTTGGTCATGCGGTTTCAGGCTTTGTCATTGACTATTTGTCATGGACACAAATGTTGCGTCATTTGTTTTAA
- a CDS encoding F0F1 ATP synthase subunit epsilon: protein MSTFLLEIVTPERLVFTEQVDSIIVRGVEGELGIMPGHIPMVTPLQIAPIIIKNGKQNKQVAIGGGFIEVRKDKVVVLAESAEFPESIDVDRARAAKERAERRLSSQSNQDHFDHRRAEIALQKAVNRINVHGK from the coding sequence TTGAGCACCTTTTTGTTGGAAATTGTAACGCCCGAGCGTTTGGTATTTACAGAGCAAGTGGATAGTATCATCGTTCGAGGTGTTGAAGGGGAACTGGGTATTATGCCAGGTCACATCCCTATGGTCACACCATTGCAGATCGCACCGATTATTATCAAAAACGGAAAACAGAACAAGCAAGTCGCTATTGGCGGCGGGTTTATCGAAGTCCGTAAAGATAAGGTTGTTGTGCTCGCAGAGAGTGCCGAATTCCCGGAAAGTATTGATGTGGACCGTGCGCGTGCAGCGAAAGAGCGGGCGGAACGCCGGCTTAGCAGCCAAAGCAATCAGGACCACTTTGATCACCGCCGGGCAGAGATTGCTCTGCAAAAAGCGGTTAACCGGATCAACGTACACGGCAAATAA